The following proteins come from a genomic window of Misgurnus anguillicaudatus chromosome 10, ASM2758022v2, whole genome shotgun sequence:
- the tcea3 gene encoding transcription elongation factor A protein 3 isoform X13, producing the protein MSREQDLLRIAKKLDKMVSRNNMDGALDLLRELKSFNMTLKLLQDTRIGMSVNGIRKHCTDEDVINLAKILIKNWKKLLESAQKSEKPNEVNNGNHPPKPGSPNRTSPEREIRKDALETFPSSALHHSASQHSPPPPLPLKRPSVESPKERTNKAPDPNGPLPPLPFHLHPPQKQETKKERKETDPNAPLPPVPLHLHPAAKRPTLDMKKDKERDRKDASELKQRPSEHDKDRKDPRDSKPLKRPSVKIKIERKESTDSYKQPARKLSLDGRRDSKDSTDSKSNHHLLKRQFSEPKLERRDSTSSKSGSSPQAKKSGESKSKPETPKTPTTPTSPLSPSFSSSGGPLSPRLQTGDSIRDKCIEMLAAALRTDDDYKDYGANCETMAAEIEDHVYQEIKAADMKYKNRIRSRISNLKDPKNPNLRKNVLAGAIDLRRIATMSAEEMASDELKQLRNVLTQEAIREHQMAKTGGTTTDLLQCGKCRKKNCTYNQVQTRSADEPMTTFVLCNECGNRWKFC; encoded by the exons ATGTCGCGAGAGCAGGATCTGTTGCGGATCGCTAAAAAGCTGGACAAGATGGTGTCTAGAAATAACATG GATGGGGCTCTGGATCTTCTGAGGGAACTGAAAAGTTTCAACATGACACTGAAGCTACTTCAG GATACAAGAATTGGGATGTCTGTGAATGGAATAAGAAAACATTGCACAGATGAAGATGTTATCAACTTGGCAAAGATTCTTATAAAAAACTGGAAGAAACTTTTAG AATCAGCTCAAAAGTCTGAAAAACCAAATGAGGTGAACAATGGTAATCATCCGCCCAAGCCAGGGTCACCCAACAGGACTTCTCCTGAGAGAGAGATAAG gAAAGATGCACTTGAAACTTTTCCTTCATCTGCTCTTCATCATTCTGCATCTCAGcattctcctcctcctcctcttcctctcaAACGTCCATCAGTAGAATCACCCAAAGAAAG GACGAACAAAGCTCCTGATCCGAATGGCCCTCTTCCTCCCTTACCATTTCATCTTCATCCCCCTCAGAAACAAGAGACGAAGAAAGAGAG AAAAGAGACGGATCCTAACGCTCCTCTCCCTCCAGTTCCTCTGCATCTTCATCCTGCTGCAAAACGCCCCACTTTAGACATGAAgaaagacaaagagagagacag AAAAGACGCATCAGAGTTGAAGCAGCGGCCCTCTGAGCACGATAAAGACAG AAAAGACCCAAGAGACAGTAAACCTCTCAAAAGGCCATCTGTGAAGATCAAGATTGAGAG GAAAGAATCAACAGATTCCTATAAGCAGCCTGCCAGGAAACTCAGCTTGGATGGACGGAGAGACAG TAAGGACTCGACTGACTCCAAGTCAAACCATCATCTTTTGAAACGCCAATTCAGTGAACCTAAATTAGAGAG GAGAGACTCAACTAGCTCGAAGTCTGGCAGTTCACCTCAGGCCAAGAAATCTGGTGAAAG CAAGAGTAAACCAGAGACCCCGAAGACACCAACGACACCCACAAGCCCCCTGTCCCCATCGTTCAGTTCAAGTGGAGGTCCTCTGTCACCTCGTCTACAGACTGGGGATTCCATCAGGGACAAATGCATTGAAATGCTGGCTGCCGCTCTGCGTACAGATG ATGACTACAAAGACTATGGTGCAAACTGCGAAACCATGGCAGCAGAAATCGAGGAT CATGTCTACCAGGAGATAAAAGCTGCAGATATGAAATACAAAAACAGAATCCGCAGCCGCATAAGCAACCTAAAGGATCCCAAGAATCCCAATCTGCGTAAAAACGTCTTGGCTGGCGCCATCGATTTGAGACGCATAGCCACCATGTCTGCTGAG GAGATGGCCAGTGATGAACTGAAGCAGTTGAGGAACGTGTTGACCCAGGAGGCCATTCGTGAACATCAGATGGCCAAGACTGGTGGAACCACCACTGACCTGCTGCAATGTGGCAAGTGCAGGAAGAAAAACTGCACCTACAACCAG GTGCAGACCCGAAGTGCTGATGAACCAATGACCACATTTGTATTGTGCAATGAATGTGGTAATCGCTGGAAG TTCTGCTAA
- the tcea3 gene encoding transcription elongation factor A protein 3 isoform X17 translates to MSREQDLLRIAKKLDKMVSRNNMDGALDLLRELKSFNMTLKLLQDTRIGMSVNGIRKHCTDEDVINLAKILIKNWKKLLESAQKSEKPNEVNNGNHPPKPGSPNRTSPEREIRKDALETFPSSALHHSASQHSPPPPLPLKRPSVESPKERKESTDSYKQPARKLSLDGRRDSKDSTDSKSNHHLLKRQFSEPKLERRDSTSSKSGSSPQAKKSGESKSKPETPKTPTTPTSPLSPSFSSSGGPLSPRLQTGDSIRDKCIEMLAAALRTDDDYKDYGANCETMAAEIEDHVYQEIKAADMKYKNRIRSRISNLKDPKNPNLRKNVLAGAIDLRRIATMSAEEMASDELKQLRNVLTQEAIREHQMAKTGGTTTDLLQCGKCRKKNCTYNQVQTRSADEPMTTFVLCNECGNRWKFC, encoded by the exons ATGTCGCGAGAGCAGGATCTGTTGCGGATCGCTAAAAAGCTGGACAAGATGGTGTCTAGAAATAACATG GATGGGGCTCTGGATCTTCTGAGGGAACTGAAAAGTTTCAACATGACACTGAAGCTACTTCAG GATACAAGAATTGGGATGTCTGTGAATGGAATAAGAAAACATTGCACAGATGAAGATGTTATCAACTTGGCAAAGATTCTTATAAAAAACTGGAAGAAACTTTTAG AATCAGCTCAAAAGTCTGAAAAACCAAATGAGGTGAACAATGGTAATCATCCGCCCAAGCCAGGGTCACCCAACAGGACTTCTCCTGAGAGAGAGATAAG gAAAGATGCACTTGAAACTTTTCCTTCATCTGCTCTTCATCATTCTGCATCTCAGcattctcctcctcctcctcttcctctcaAACGTCCATCAGTAGAATCACCCAAAGAAAG GAAAGAATCAACAGATTCCTATAAGCAGCCTGCCAGGAAACTCAGCTTGGATGGACGGAGAGACAG TAAGGACTCGACTGACTCCAAGTCAAACCATCATCTTTTGAAACGCCAATTCAGTGAACCTAAATTAGAGAG GAGAGACTCAACTAGCTCGAAGTCTGGCAGTTCACCTCAGGCCAAGAAATCTGGTGAAAG CAAGAGTAAACCAGAGACCCCGAAGACACCAACGACACCCACAAGCCCCCTGTCCCCATCGTTCAGTTCAAGTGGAGGTCCTCTGTCACCTCGTCTACAGACTGGGGATTCCATCAGGGACAAATGCATTGAAATGCTGGCTGCCGCTCTGCGTACAGATG ATGACTACAAAGACTATGGTGCAAACTGCGAAACCATGGCAGCAGAAATCGAGGAT CATGTCTACCAGGAGATAAAAGCTGCAGATATGAAATACAAAAACAGAATCCGCAGCCGCATAAGCAACCTAAAGGATCCCAAGAATCCCAATCTGCGTAAAAACGTCTTGGCTGGCGCCATCGATTTGAGACGCATAGCCACCATGTCTGCTGAG GAGATGGCCAGTGATGAACTGAAGCAGTTGAGGAACGTGTTGACCCAGGAGGCCATTCGTGAACATCAGATGGCCAAGACTGGTGGAACCACCACTGACCTGCTGCAATGTGGCAAGTGCAGGAAGAAAAACTGCACCTACAACCAG GTGCAGACCCGAAGTGCTGATGAACCAATGACCACATTTGTATTGTGCAATGAATGTGGTAATCGCTGGAAG TTCTGCTAA
- the tcea3 gene encoding transcription elongation factor A protein 3 isoform X18, translated as MSREQDLLRIAKKLDKMVSRNNMDGALDLLRELKSFNMTLKLLQDTRIGMSVNGIRKHCTDEDVINLAKILIKNWKKLLESAQKSEKPNEVNNGNHPPKPGSPNRTSPEREIRKDAPVDFFPPASLNFHPPLRRSSTDVKKERKESTDSYKQPARKLSLDGRRDSKDSTDSKSNHHLLKRQFSEPKLERRDSTSSKSGSSPQAKKSGESKSKPETPKTPTTPTSPLSPSFSSSGGPLSPRLQTGDSIRDKCIEMLAAALRTDDDYKDYGANCETMAAEIEDHVYQEIKAADMKYKNRIRSRISNLKDPKNPNLRKNVLAGAIDLRRIATMSAEEMASDELKQLRNVLTQEAIREHQMAKTGGTTTDLLQCGKCRKKNCTYNQVQTRSADEPMTTFVLCNECGNRWKFC; from the exons ATGTCGCGAGAGCAGGATCTGTTGCGGATCGCTAAAAAGCTGGACAAGATGGTGTCTAGAAATAACATG GATGGGGCTCTGGATCTTCTGAGGGAACTGAAAAGTTTCAACATGACACTGAAGCTACTTCAG GATACAAGAATTGGGATGTCTGTGAATGGAATAAGAAAACATTGCACAGATGAAGATGTTATCAACTTGGCAAAGATTCTTATAAAAAACTGGAAGAAACTTTTAG AATCAGCTCAAAAGTCTGAAAAACCAAATGAGGTGAACAATGGTAATCATCCGCCCAAGCCAGGGTCACCCAACAGGACTTCTCCTGAGAGAGAGATAAG GAAAGACGCTCCTGTTGATTTTTTCCCTCCTGCTTCTCTCAATTTTCACCCTCCTCTAAGACGCTCATCCACAGATGTAAAGAAAGAGAG GAAAGAATCAACAGATTCCTATAAGCAGCCTGCCAGGAAACTCAGCTTGGATGGACGGAGAGACAG TAAGGACTCGACTGACTCCAAGTCAAACCATCATCTTTTGAAACGCCAATTCAGTGAACCTAAATTAGAGAG GAGAGACTCAACTAGCTCGAAGTCTGGCAGTTCACCTCAGGCCAAGAAATCTGGTGAAAG CAAGAGTAAACCAGAGACCCCGAAGACACCAACGACACCCACAAGCCCCCTGTCCCCATCGTTCAGTTCAAGTGGAGGTCCTCTGTCACCTCGTCTACAGACTGGGGATTCCATCAGGGACAAATGCATTGAAATGCTGGCTGCCGCTCTGCGTACAGATG ATGACTACAAAGACTATGGTGCAAACTGCGAAACCATGGCAGCAGAAATCGAGGAT CATGTCTACCAGGAGATAAAAGCTGCAGATATGAAATACAAAAACAGAATCCGCAGCCGCATAAGCAACCTAAAGGATCCCAAGAATCCCAATCTGCGTAAAAACGTCTTGGCTGGCGCCATCGATTTGAGACGCATAGCCACCATGTCTGCTGAG GAGATGGCCAGTGATGAACTGAAGCAGTTGAGGAACGTGTTGACCCAGGAGGCCATTCGTGAACATCAGATGGCCAAGACTGGTGGAACCACCACTGACCTGCTGCAATGTGGCAAGTGCAGGAAGAAAAACTGCACCTACAACCAG GTGCAGACCCGAAGTGCTGATGAACCAATGACCACATTTGTATTGTGCAATGAATGTGGTAATCGCTGGAAG TTCTGCTAA
- the tcea3 gene encoding transcription elongation factor A protein 3 isoform X10, translating to MSREQDLLRIAKKLDKMVSRNNMDGALDLLRELKSFNMTLKLLQDTRIGMSVNGIRKHCTDEDVINLAKILIKNWKKLLESAQKSEKPNEVNNGNHPPKPGSPNRTSPEREISPRRSTTEIKTDLNQKLEDKHRGEKQDAQLRKDRQNNIHKKDKQSLNNKTERERKEALNSDLVPSPLTHSTLPPKCPPAVEVKRERKDAPVDFFPPASLNFHPPLRRSSTDVKKERKDPVGSLHSRSLQSHLPKRPITDGKKERRDAPNPLHHPHPPHLQPPHPPPIPIPKRSSEVKKERKDALETFPSSALHHSASQHSPPPPLPLKRPSVESPKERKESTDSYKQPARKLSLDGRRDSKDSTDSKSNHHLLKRQFSEPKLERRDSTSSKSGSSPQAKKSGESKSKPETPKTPTTPTSPLSPSFSSSGGPLSPRLQTGDSIRDKCIEMLAAALRTDDDYKDYGANCETMAAEIEDHVYQEIKAADMKYKNRIRSRISNLKDPKNPNLRKNVLAGAIDLRRIATMSAEEMASDELKQLRNVLTQEAIREHQMAKTGGTTTDLLQCGKCRKKNCTYNQVQTRSADEPMTTFVLCNECGNRWKFC from the exons ATGTCGCGAGAGCAGGATCTGTTGCGGATCGCTAAAAAGCTGGACAAGATGGTGTCTAGAAATAACATG GATGGGGCTCTGGATCTTCTGAGGGAACTGAAAAGTTTCAACATGACACTGAAGCTACTTCAG GATACAAGAATTGGGATGTCTGTGAATGGAATAAGAAAACATTGCACAGATGAAGATGTTATCAACTTGGCAAAGATTCTTATAAAAAACTGGAAGAAACTTTTAG AATCAGCTCAAAAGTCTGAAAAACCAAATGAGGTGAACAATGGTAATCATCCGCCCAAGCCAGGGTCACCCAACAGGACTTCTCCTGAGAGAGAGATAAG TCCACGAAGGTCAACAACCGAAATTAAAACAGACTTAAACCAGAAACTCGAAGACAAGCACAGAGGAGAGAAACAAGATGCCCAGCTTAGGAAAGATCGACAGAATAACATccacaaaaaagacaaacagtctttaaacaataaaacagaGCGTGAGAG GAAAGAGGCATTGAACAGTGATCTTGTCCCGTCCCCGCTGACGCATTCGACTCTGCCCCCTAAGTGTCCTCCAGCTGTGGAAGTGAAGAGGGAGAG GAAAGACGCTCCTGTTGATTTTTTCCCTCCTGCTTCTCTCAATTTTCACCCTCCTCTAAGACGCTCATCCACAGATGTAAAGAAAGAGAG AAAAGACCCAGTGGGCTCTTTACATTCTCGTTCTCTTCAATCTCATCTTCCCAAACGTCCCATCACAGATGGAAAGAAAGAGAG GAGAGATGCTCCTAATCCTCTTCACCATCCGCATCCTCCTCATCTTCAACCTCCTCATCCTCCTCCTATTCCCATCCCTAAGCGTTCATCAGAGGTGAAGAAAGAGAG gAAAGATGCACTTGAAACTTTTCCTTCATCTGCTCTTCATCATTCTGCATCTCAGcattctcctcctcctcctcttcctctcaAACGTCCATCAGTAGAATCACCCAAAGAAAG GAAAGAATCAACAGATTCCTATAAGCAGCCTGCCAGGAAACTCAGCTTGGATGGACGGAGAGACAG TAAGGACTCGACTGACTCCAAGTCAAACCATCATCTTTTGAAACGCCAATTCAGTGAACCTAAATTAGAGAG GAGAGACTCAACTAGCTCGAAGTCTGGCAGTTCACCTCAGGCCAAGAAATCTGGTGAAAG CAAGAGTAAACCAGAGACCCCGAAGACACCAACGACACCCACAAGCCCCCTGTCCCCATCGTTCAGTTCAAGTGGAGGTCCTCTGTCACCTCGTCTACAGACTGGGGATTCCATCAGGGACAAATGCATTGAAATGCTGGCTGCCGCTCTGCGTACAGATG ATGACTACAAAGACTATGGTGCAAACTGCGAAACCATGGCAGCAGAAATCGAGGAT CATGTCTACCAGGAGATAAAAGCTGCAGATATGAAATACAAAAACAGAATCCGCAGCCGCATAAGCAACCTAAAGGATCCCAAGAATCCCAATCTGCGTAAAAACGTCTTGGCTGGCGCCATCGATTTGAGACGCATAGCCACCATGTCTGCTGAG GAGATGGCCAGTGATGAACTGAAGCAGTTGAGGAACGTGTTGACCCAGGAGGCCATTCGTGAACATCAGATGGCCAAGACTGGTGGAACCACCACTGACCTGCTGCAATGTGGCAAGTGCAGGAAGAAAAACTGCACCTACAACCAG GTGCAGACCCGAAGTGCTGATGAACCAATGACCACATTTGTATTGTGCAATGAATGTGGTAATCGCTGGAAG TTCTGCTAA
- the tcea3 gene encoding transcription elongation factor A protein 3 isoform X14 gives MSREQDLLRIAKKLDKMVSRNNMDGALDLLRELKSFNMTLKLLQDTRIGMSVNGIRKHCTDEDVINLAKILIKNWKKLLESAQKSEKPNEVNNGNHPPKPGSPNRTSPEREISPRRSTTEIKTDLNQKLEDKHRGEKQDAQLRKDRQNNIHKKDKQSLNNKTERERKEALNSDLVPSPLTHSTLPPKCPPAVEVKRERKDAPVDFFPPASLNFHPPLRRSSTDVKKERKDPRDSKPLKRPSVKIKIERKESTDSYKQPARKLSLDGRRDSKDSTDSKSNHHLLKRQFSEPKLERRDSTSSKSGSSPQAKKSGESKSKPETPKTPTTPTSPLSPSFSSSGGPLSPRLQTGDSIRDKCIEMLAAALRTDDDYKDYGANCETMAAEIEDHVYQEIKAADMKYKNRIRSRISNLKDPKNPNLRKNVLAGAIDLRRIATMSAEEMASDELKQLRNVLTQEAIREHQMAKTGGTTTDLLQCGKCRKKNCTYNQVQTRSADEPMTTFVLCNECGNRWKFC, from the exons ATGTCGCGAGAGCAGGATCTGTTGCGGATCGCTAAAAAGCTGGACAAGATGGTGTCTAGAAATAACATG GATGGGGCTCTGGATCTTCTGAGGGAACTGAAAAGTTTCAACATGACACTGAAGCTACTTCAG GATACAAGAATTGGGATGTCTGTGAATGGAATAAGAAAACATTGCACAGATGAAGATGTTATCAACTTGGCAAAGATTCTTATAAAAAACTGGAAGAAACTTTTAG AATCAGCTCAAAAGTCTGAAAAACCAAATGAGGTGAACAATGGTAATCATCCGCCCAAGCCAGGGTCACCCAACAGGACTTCTCCTGAGAGAGAGATAAG TCCACGAAGGTCAACAACCGAAATTAAAACAGACTTAAACCAGAAACTCGAAGACAAGCACAGAGGAGAGAAACAAGATGCCCAGCTTAGGAAAGATCGACAGAATAACATccacaaaaaagacaaacagtctttaaacaataaaacagaGCGTGAGAG GAAAGAGGCATTGAACAGTGATCTTGTCCCGTCCCCGCTGACGCATTCGACTCTGCCCCCTAAGTGTCCTCCAGCTGTGGAAGTGAAGAGGGAGAG GAAAGACGCTCCTGTTGATTTTTTCCCTCCTGCTTCTCTCAATTTTCACCCTCCTCTAAGACGCTCATCCACAGATGTAAAGAAAGAGAG AAAAGACCCAAGAGACAGTAAACCTCTCAAAAGGCCATCTGTGAAGATCAAGATTGAGAG GAAAGAATCAACAGATTCCTATAAGCAGCCTGCCAGGAAACTCAGCTTGGATGGACGGAGAGACAG TAAGGACTCGACTGACTCCAAGTCAAACCATCATCTTTTGAAACGCCAATTCAGTGAACCTAAATTAGAGAG GAGAGACTCAACTAGCTCGAAGTCTGGCAGTTCACCTCAGGCCAAGAAATCTGGTGAAAG CAAGAGTAAACCAGAGACCCCGAAGACACCAACGACACCCACAAGCCCCCTGTCCCCATCGTTCAGTTCAAGTGGAGGTCCTCTGTCACCTCGTCTACAGACTGGGGATTCCATCAGGGACAAATGCATTGAAATGCTGGCTGCCGCTCTGCGTACAGATG ATGACTACAAAGACTATGGTGCAAACTGCGAAACCATGGCAGCAGAAATCGAGGAT CATGTCTACCAGGAGATAAAAGCTGCAGATATGAAATACAAAAACAGAATCCGCAGCCGCATAAGCAACCTAAAGGATCCCAAGAATCCCAATCTGCGTAAAAACGTCTTGGCTGGCGCCATCGATTTGAGACGCATAGCCACCATGTCTGCTGAG GAGATGGCCAGTGATGAACTGAAGCAGTTGAGGAACGTGTTGACCCAGGAGGCCATTCGTGAACATCAGATGGCCAAGACTGGTGGAACCACCACTGACCTGCTGCAATGTGGCAAGTGCAGGAAGAAAAACTGCACCTACAACCAG GTGCAGACCCGAAGTGCTGATGAACCAATGACCACATTTGTATTGTGCAATGAATGTGGTAATCGCTGGAAG TTCTGCTAA
- the tcea3 gene encoding transcription elongation factor A protein 3 isoform X19 — MSREQDLLRIAKKLDKMVSRNNMDGALDLLRELKSFNMTLKLLQDTRIGMSVNGIRKHCTDEDVINLAKILIKNWKKLLESAQKSEKPNEVNNGNHPPKPGSPNRTSPEREIRKESTDSYKQPARKLSLDGRRDSKDSTDSKSNHHLLKRQFSEPKLERRDSTSSKSGSSPQAKKSGESKSKPETPKTPTTPTSPLSPSFSSSGGPLSPRLQTGDSIRDKCIEMLAAALRTDDDYKDYGANCETMAAEIEDHVYQEIKAADMKYKNRIRSRISNLKDPKNPNLRKNVLAGAIDLRRIATMSAEEMASDELKQLRNVLTQEAIREHQMAKTGGTTTDLLQCGKCRKKNCTYNQVQTRSADEPMTTFVLCNECGNRWKFC; from the exons ATGTCGCGAGAGCAGGATCTGTTGCGGATCGCTAAAAAGCTGGACAAGATGGTGTCTAGAAATAACATG GATGGGGCTCTGGATCTTCTGAGGGAACTGAAAAGTTTCAACATGACACTGAAGCTACTTCAG GATACAAGAATTGGGATGTCTGTGAATGGAATAAGAAAACATTGCACAGATGAAGATGTTATCAACTTGGCAAAGATTCTTATAAAAAACTGGAAGAAACTTTTAG AATCAGCTCAAAAGTCTGAAAAACCAAATGAGGTGAACAATGGTAATCATCCGCCCAAGCCAGGGTCACCCAACAGGACTTCTCCTGAGAGAGAGATAAG GAAAGAATCAACAGATTCCTATAAGCAGCCTGCCAGGAAACTCAGCTTGGATGGACGGAGAGACAG TAAGGACTCGACTGACTCCAAGTCAAACCATCATCTTTTGAAACGCCAATTCAGTGAACCTAAATTAGAGAG GAGAGACTCAACTAGCTCGAAGTCTGGCAGTTCACCTCAGGCCAAGAAATCTGGTGAAAG CAAGAGTAAACCAGAGACCCCGAAGACACCAACGACACCCACAAGCCCCCTGTCCCCATCGTTCAGTTCAAGTGGAGGTCCTCTGTCACCTCGTCTACAGACTGGGGATTCCATCAGGGACAAATGCATTGAAATGCTGGCTGCCGCTCTGCGTACAGATG ATGACTACAAAGACTATGGTGCAAACTGCGAAACCATGGCAGCAGAAATCGAGGAT CATGTCTACCAGGAGATAAAAGCTGCAGATATGAAATACAAAAACAGAATCCGCAGCCGCATAAGCAACCTAAAGGATCCCAAGAATCCCAATCTGCGTAAAAACGTCTTGGCTGGCGCCATCGATTTGAGACGCATAGCCACCATGTCTGCTGAG GAGATGGCCAGTGATGAACTGAAGCAGTTGAGGAACGTGTTGACCCAGGAGGCCATTCGTGAACATCAGATGGCCAAGACTGGTGGAACCACCACTGACCTGCTGCAATGTGGCAAGTGCAGGAAGAAAAACTGCACCTACAACCAG GTGCAGACCCGAAGTGCTGATGAACCAATGACCACATTTGTATTGTGCAATGAATGTGGTAATCGCTGGAAG TTCTGCTAA
- the tcea3 gene encoding transcription elongation factor A protein 3 isoform X12 — translation MSREQDLLRIAKKLDKMVSRNNMDGALDLLRELKSFNMTLKLLQDTRIGMSVNGIRKHCTDEDVINLAKILIKNWKKLLESAQKSEKPNEVNNGNHPPKPGSPNRTSPEREISPRRSTTEIKTDLNQKLEDKHRGEKQDAQLRKDRQNNIHKKDKQSLNNKTERERKEALNSDLVPSPLTHSTLPPKCPPAVEVKRERKDAPVDFFPPASLNFHPPLRRSSTDVKKERKDALETFPSSALHHSASQHSPPPPLPLKRPSVESPKERKESTDSYKQPARKLSLDGRRDSKDSTDSKSNHHLLKRQFSEPKLERRDSTSSKSGSSPQAKKSGESKSKPETPKTPTTPTSPLSPSFSSSGGPLSPRLQTGDSIRDKCIEMLAAALRTDDDYKDYGANCETMAAEIEDHVYQEIKAADMKYKNRIRSRISNLKDPKNPNLRKNVLAGAIDLRRIATMSAEEMASDELKQLRNVLTQEAIREHQMAKTGGTTTDLLQCGKCRKKNCTYNQVQTRSADEPMTTFVLCNECGNRWKFC, via the exons ATGTCGCGAGAGCAGGATCTGTTGCGGATCGCTAAAAAGCTGGACAAGATGGTGTCTAGAAATAACATG GATGGGGCTCTGGATCTTCTGAGGGAACTGAAAAGTTTCAACATGACACTGAAGCTACTTCAG GATACAAGAATTGGGATGTCTGTGAATGGAATAAGAAAACATTGCACAGATGAAGATGTTATCAACTTGGCAAAGATTCTTATAAAAAACTGGAAGAAACTTTTAG AATCAGCTCAAAAGTCTGAAAAACCAAATGAGGTGAACAATGGTAATCATCCGCCCAAGCCAGGGTCACCCAACAGGACTTCTCCTGAGAGAGAGATAAG TCCACGAAGGTCAACAACCGAAATTAAAACAGACTTAAACCAGAAACTCGAAGACAAGCACAGAGGAGAGAAACAAGATGCCCAGCTTAGGAAAGATCGACAGAATAACATccacaaaaaagacaaacagtctttaaacaataaaacagaGCGTGAGAG GAAAGAGGCATTGAACAGTGATCTTGTCCCGTCCCCGCTGACGCATTCGACTCTGCCCCCTAAGTGTCCTCCAGCTGTGGAAGTGAAGAGGGAGAG GAAAGACGCTCCTGTTGATTTTTTCCCTCCTGCTTCTCTCAATTTTCACCCTCCTCTAAGACGCTCATCCACAGATGTAAAGAAAGAGAG gAAAGATGCACTTGAAACTTTTCCTTCATCTGCTCTTCATCATTCTGCATCTCAGcattctcctcctcctcctcttcctctcaAACGTCCATCAGTAGAATCACCCAAAGAAAG GAAAGAATCAACAGATTCCTATAAGCAGCCTGCCAGGAAACTCAGCTTGGATGGACGGAGAGACAG TAAGGACTCGACTGACTCCAAGTCAAACCATCATCTTTTGAAACGCCAATTCAGTGAACCTAAATTAGAGAG GAGAGACTCAACTAGCTCGAAGTCTGGCAGTTCACCTCAGGCCAAGAAATCTGGTGAAAG CAAGAGTAAACCAGAGACCCCGAAGACACCAACGACACCCACAAGCCCCCTGTCCCCATCGTTCAGTTCAAGTGGAGGTCCTCTGTCACCTCGTCTACAGACTGGGGATTCCATCAGGGACAAATGCATTGAAATGCTGGCTGCCGCTCTGCGTACAGATG ATGACTACAAAGACTATGGTGCAAACTGCGAAACCATGGCAGCAGAAATCGAGGAT CATGTCTACCAGGAGATAAAAGCTGCAGATATGAAATACAAAAACAGAATCCGCAGCCGCATAAGCAACCTAAAGGATCCCAAGAATCCCAATCTGCGTAAAAACGTCTTGGCTGGCGCCATCGATTTGAGACGCATAGCCACCATGTCTGCTGAG GAGATGGCCAGTGATGAACTGAAGCAGTTGAGGAACGTGTTGACCCAGGAGGCCATTCGTGAACATCAGATGGCCAAGACTGGTGGAACCACCACTGACCTGCTGCAATGTGGCAAGTGCAGGAAGAAAAACTGCACCTACAACCAG GTGCAGACCCGAAGTGCTGATGAACCAATGACCACATTTGTATTGTGCAATGAATGTGGTAATCGCTGGAAG TTCTGCTAA